One part of the Haliotis asinina isolate JCU_RB_2024 chromosome 2, JCU_Hal_asi_v2, whole genome shotgun sequence genome encodes these proteins:
- the LOC137272315 gene encoding BTB/POZ domain-containing protein 6-like, producing the protein MSSDSRESGYVDNWQSGKSITECNLRMLDTQDFSDVTFRVGSEEQMVRAHRYVLVSRSCVFHAMFCGPLAEKGEITIPDIEPDIFKEFLRYVYTEKTTINTDTVMGLMYTARKYNVDALYDLCVKFLMASLSEDNVCQILEECHGYGEQELEQKALDVLTQGGEKVTASPGFVHLCQDCLKKFLKSDLVRAKEEDVFEAVLSWTHERCRKEGVSDTPENRRRLLGEMRYEIRFTSLSLEFLVNVVGPSRMLTDSERIRIVDRNINPSVDITPFTHSLRTPVSANTSTTLRYVKRFQNISCFESSKPGTHSISFEPSQDIYLEGCQLYGGPFGTVYMVKIKVYGFGNVLSGATILKTMMKLKSRCEGNDVLFHQRVSLTAGMTYTLCVDMDGGPTASGEGGQEIVTMDGVQFTFRDSRMCTTRTSVRSGQIPGLIFSHA; encoded by the exons ATGTCAAGTGACAGCCGAGAATCTGGATATGTGGACAACTGGCAGTCAGGAAAGTCCATCACTGAATGTAATCTACGCATGCTCGACACACAAGACTTCAGTGACGTCACCTTTCGGGTGGGGTCAGAGGAACAGATGGTCCGAGCTCACCGCTATGTTCTTGTCAGCCGTAGTTGTGTCTTCCACGCCATGTTCTGTGGCCCTCTTGCGGAGAAGGGGGAGATAACTATCCCTGACATAGAACCAGACATCTTCAAAGAGTTTTTGAG GTATGTGTACACAGAGAAGACTACCATCAACACTGACACAGTGATGGGTTTGATGTACACCGCTAGGAAATATAACGTAGATGCGCTGTACGATCTGTGTGTGAAGTTCCTCATGGCGTCTCTGTCCGAGGACAACGTCTGTCAGATCCTTGAGGAGTGTCATGGTTACGGGGAGCAGGAGTTGGAACAGAAGGCTCTAGACGTCCTGACACAAGGCGGGGAGAAAGTCACCGCGTCTCCAGGTTTTGTCCATCTTTGCCAAGACTGTCTCAAGAAGTTCCTAAAATCAGATCTAGTGAGAGCCAAAGAGGAAGATGTATTTGAAGCAGTGCTGTCCTGGACACACGAACGGTGTCGGAAGGAAGGAGTGAGTGACACGCCTGAGAACAGACGGAGACTCCTTGGGGAGATGCGATATGAGATCCGGTTTACCAGCCTGTCCCTGGAATTTCTTGTGAACGTTGTTGGTCCTTCCCGAATGCTGACAGACAGTGAGAGAATACGCATCGTGGACAGAAATATAAACCCCAGTGTTGATATTACTCCTTTTACCCATTCACTTAGGACGCCTGTCTCGGCAAACACTTCTACAACGTTACGATATGTTAAAAGGTTTcaaaatatatcatgttttgAGAGTTCCAAACCAGGAACACACTCCATCTCGTTTGAGCCATCTCAGGACATCTATCTAGAGGGATGTCAACTGTACGGCGGACCCTTTGGTACAGTGTACATGGTGAAGATCAAGGTGTACGGCTTTGGGAATGTTTTGAGTGGAGCAACGATACTGAAAACAATGATGAAACTGAAGAGTCGTTGTGAGGGGAATGACGTGTTGTTCCACCAGCGTGTGTCCCTGACCGCTGGGATGACCTATACTCTGTGTGTGGACATGGATGGAGGACCCACTGCAAGTGGTGAAGGAGGACAGGAAATAGTAACGATGGATGGAGTACAGTTCACCTTCAGGGACTCTCGAATGTGTACCACACGAACATCAGTGAGAAGCGGGCAGATACCTGGCTTAATATTCAGTCATGCTTAA